A region of Brevundimonas sp. NIBR10 DNA encodes the following proteins:
- a CDS encoding serine hydrolase domain-containing protein: protein MTDLPEIHGVCPARFAAVRDAFAANFTDAPEGLDEQAARFSVVLAGETVIDLWAGLADPRSATPFVQTTLTPVFSTGKAVMALLIATCVERGLLDYDRPVAEIWPEYGQAGKAAITLAQMMSHQDGLPGFDAPVDPTIWFDRQAVLDRLCAQAPMWPPGTASGYHPITIGYLAGEVFRRADGRTMGRALREDFAQPFGLDLWIGLPETEHGRVATMRKPGKAVDLGPIDAVKTAAFLDKGSAPGGRGSAEWRTMEIPSANLHGTALDLARILNVLANDGLLDGKAILSPEVVEAVSSERIHGLDRVLPFTLSWGAGYTRNAGIGIFGPNPDAVGHCGWGGSCAFADADAKLSAAYVMTRQSHHLIGDPRARRLIEALYSGI from the coding sequence ATGACCGACCTGCCCGAGATCCACGGCGTCTGCCCGGCGCGGTTCGCCGCCGTCCGTGACGCCTTTGCCGCCAACTTCACCGATGCGCCCGAAGGCCTGGACGAGCAGGCCGCGCGGTTCAGCGTCGTGCTGGCGGGCGAGACGGTCATCGACCTGTGGGCGGGGCTCGCCGATCCCCGCAGCGCCACGCCTTTCGTCCAGACGACGCTGACGCCGGTCTTCTCGACCGGCAAGGCGGTCATGGCCCTGCTGATCGCGACCTGTGTCGAGCGCGGTCTTCTGGACTACGACCGGCCGGTCGCCGAGATCTGGCCCGAGTACGGTCAGGCGGGCAAGGCGGCGATCACCCTGGCCCAGATGATGTCGCATCAGGACGGTCTGCCGGGCTTCGACGCGCCGGTCGATCCGACCATCTGGTTCGACCGACAGGCGGTGCTGGACCGGCTGTGCGCCCAGGCGCCGATGTGGCCGCCGGGGACGGCGTCCGGCTATCACCCGATCACGATCGGCTATCTGGCGGGTGAGGTGTTCCGGCGCGCCGACGGCCGGACCATGGGCCGGGCCCTGCGCGAGGATTTTGCCCAACCCTTCGGTCTGGACCTGTGGATCGGGCTGCCGGAGACGGAGCACGGTCGCGTCGCCACCATGCGCAAGCCGGGCAAGGCCGTGGACCTCGGGCCCATCGACGCGGTCAAGACCGCCGCCTTCCTCGACAAGGGCTCGGCCCCCGGCGGGCGCGGGTCGGCCGAGTGGCGCACGATGGAGATTCCGTCGGCAAATCTGCATGGCACGGCGCTGGACCTCGCGCGGATCCTCAACGTCCTCGCCAACGACGGGCTGCTGGACGGCAAGGCCATCCTGTCGCCGGAGGTGGTCGAGGCGGTAAGCAGCGAGCGCATCCACGGCCTGGACCGCGTCCTGCCCTTCACCTTGAGCTGGGGTGCCGGATATACGCGCAACGCCGGGATCGGCATCTTTGGCCCGAACCCGGACGCTGTCGGTCACTGCGGCTGGGGTGGTTCGTGCGCCTTCGCAGACGCCGATGCGAAGCTGTCGGCCGCCTATGTCATGACCCGCCAGTCGCACCACCTGATCGGCGATCCGCGCGCACGCCGGCTGATCGAGGCCCTCTATTCGGGGATCTGA
- a CDS encoding cation transporter gives MTEPLIQDGPAAACCGATVKFDGASPAYRRILLAVIAINAVAFVAVAGGALAQRSASLGANALDFLADSATYAISLWAIGRSVRVRSRAALLKGASLGLLAGFILGFAIWRAVSGAPPEGTVITGLGLFGFLANAIAALLLVQHRDGDANVRSVWLCTRNDLIESLVVAAAGGLVWLTASRWPDLVAGGILAAVFLQSAWSIVSQSRAELRAAARQPETQS, from the coding sequence ATGACCGAGCCCCTGATCCAAGACGGACCCGCCGCCGCCTGTTGCGGCGCGACCGTCAAATTCGACGGCGCCTCGCCCGCCTACCGCCGCATCCTGCTCGCGGTAATCGCGATCAACGCGGTGGCCTTCGTGGCCGTCGCGGGCGGCGCCCTGGCCCAGCGCTCGGCGTCTCTCGGGGCCAATGCGCTAGACTTCCTCGCCGACAGCGCGACCTACGCCATCAGCCTGTGGGCGATCGGCAGGTCCGTGCGGGTCCGTTCCCGGGCCGCTCTGCTCAAGGGCGCGAGCCTGGGGCTGCTGGCCGGGTTCATCCTCGGTTTCGCCATCTGGCGGGCTGTGTCGGGTGCGCCGCCCGAAGGGACGGTGATCACCGGCCTGGGCCTGTTTGGCTTCCTCGCCAACGCAATCGCCGCCCTGCTGCTCGTGCAGCATCGCGATGGCGACGCCAATGTCCGTTCCGTCTGGCTCTGCACGCGCAACGATCTGATCGAAAGCCTCGTGGTCGCGGCGGCCGGCGGCCTCGTCTGGTTGACCGCCTCGCGCTGGCCCGATCTGGTTGCAGGCGGCATTCTCGCTGCGGTGTTCCTGCAATCCGCCTGGTCTATCGTCAGCCAATCGCGGGCGGAGCTCAGGGCGGCCGCACGCCAACCGGAGACCCAGTCATGA
- the mutS gene encoding DNA mismatch repair protein MutS encodes MNAPIQHPPALEDVTPVMAQFLAAKAAQPDAIVFFRMGDFYELFFEDAEVAAGLLGITLTKRGKHQGGDIPMAGVPVHALDGYLARLIRAGKRVAICDQIETPAEAKKRGSKSIVARDIVRVVTPGTLTEDTLLDARGANRLAAVAIRKGRAAVAVVELSAGAVDSVACDLADLAATLGAFRPSEVLVTDKAFSDPDLKAALDGSGGIVQALASAVAEPVAARSRVERLYGVASLDGFGAFEEAEVSALGLIAAYLETTQAGRVPALAPPRRSGDVGFLAIDPATRQSLEIDRSQRGEREGSLLACIDRTLTSGGARALAERIARPLRDLARINDGLDAVEWLLERRDLRRDLRDGLRASADVARAVSRLALGRGGPRDLAAIRIGLSLAEGIAGLFVRSPDPLTGPPSRIIACLDGLTLSPEVAGLRVELAEGLVEEPPHLARDGGFVRPGFRPELDEALGLRDDSRRVVADLEARAVRESGVPFKVRHNAVLGYFLETTAKHAEPLFRAGPDNPFIHRQTLAAQVRFTTVELSELDAKISQAGHRALAMEGETFEGWRRTVQRLAQPLQAVADALADLDATASLAEWAEEVGAVRPVVDDSRAFEVQAARHPVVEAAVKKAGDPFTPNDCRLDGAPLPGSGCPRLSIVTGPNMAGKSTFLRQNALMVVLAQAGSFVPARSMRLGVVDRLFSRVGAGDDLARGRSTFMMEMVETAAILTQATDRSFVVLDEIGRGTATYDGLAIAWACAEALHETNRSRTLFATHYHELARLEDRLDHVCNLSMKAREWNGDLVFLHEAAPGAADRSYGVQVARLAGVPASVVARAKAVLGRLEAEKAAHDRLDDLPLFAMMEPAPPPMRSAMDEAVAALDPDSLSPREALEALYRLKAMKG; translated from the coding sequence ATGAACGCTCCGATCCAACATCCCCCCGCCCTGGAAGACGTGACGCCGGTCATGGCGCAGTTCCTCGCGGCCAAGGCGGCGCAGCCGGATGCGATCGTCTTCTTCCGCATGGGCGACTTCTACGAGCTGTTCTTCGAGGATGCGGAGGTCGCGGCCGGCCTGCTGGGCATCACCCTGACCAAACGGGGCAAGCATCAGGGTGGCGACATCCCGATGGCCGGGGTGCCGGTCCATGCCCTGGACGGATACCTGGCGCGGCTGATCCGGGCCGGAAAGCGCGTCGCCATCTGCGACCAGATCGAGACCCCGGCCGAGGCCAAGAAGCGCGGCTCGAAATCCATCGTGGCCCGCGACATCGTCCGCGTGGTCACGCCGGGCACATTGACCGAAGACACCTTGCTGGACGCACGGGGTGCCAACCGGCTGGCGGCCGTAGCGATCCGCAAGGGACGGGCGGCGGTCGCGGTGGTCGAGCTGTCGGCGGGGGCGGTGGATTCGGTCGCCTGTGATCTCGCCGACCTGGCCGCGACGCTGGGGGCGTTCCGGCCGTCCGAGGTTCTGGTCACCGACAAGGCCTTCTCCGACCCCGATCTGAAGGCCGCGCTCGACGGGTCGGGCGGCATCGTCCAGGCCCTGGCCTCGGCGGTGGCCGAGCCGGTCGCGGCGCGCAGCCGGGTCGAACGGCTGTACGGCGTGGCCTCGCTGGACGGGTTCGGGGCGTTCGAGGAGGCGGAGGTTTCGGCGCTGGGCCTGATCGCCGCCTATCTGGAGACGACCCAGGCGGGCCGGGTTCCGGCCCTGGCTCCGCCGCGACGCTCCGGCGACGTCGGTTTCCTGGCCATCGATCCGGCGACGCGCCAGAGCCTGGAGATCGACCGCAGCCAGAGGGGCGAGCGGGAAGGGTCCCTGCTGGCCTGTATCGACCGGACCCTGACGTCGGGCGGCGCGCGGGCCCTGGCCGAGCGGATCGCACGGCCGCTGCGCGATCTGGCCCGGATCAATGATGGGCTCGACGCCGTCGAATGGCTGCTGGAGCGCCGCGACCTGCGGCGCGACCTGAGGGACGGCCTTCGCGCCTCAGCCGATGTGGCGCGGGCGGTGTCTCGCCTGGCGCTCGGACGCGGCGGACCACGCGATCTGGCGGCCATCCGGATCGGCCTGAGCCTGGCCGAGGGGATCGCCGGGCTGTTCGTGAGGTCGCCCGATCCCCTGACCGGCCCGCCGTCGCGGATCATCGCCTGTCTGGACGGCCTGACCCTGTCGCCCGAGGTAGCGGGGCTGAGGGTCGAGCTGGCCGAGGGGCTGGTCGAGGAGCCGCCGCATCTGGCGCGGGACGGCGGTTTCGTGCGGCCCGGCTTCCGCCCCGAGCTCGACGAGGCCCTGGGTCTGCGCGACGACAGCCGCCGGGTCGTCGCCGATCTGGAGGCTCGGGCGGTGCGCGAGTCGGGCGTGCCGTTCAAGGTCCGCCACAATGCCGTGCTCGGCTACTTCCTCGAGACCACAGCGAAACACGCCGAACCCCTGTTCCGGGCCGGGCCCGACAACCCCTTCATCCACCGCCAGACCCTGGCCGCCCAGGTGCGGTTCACCACCGTCGAACTGTCGGAACTGGACGCGAAGATCAGCCAGGCGGGGCATCGCGCCCTGGCCATGGAGGGCGAGACCTTCGAGGGCTGGCGACGCACGGTCCAGCGTCTGGCCCAGCCGCTTCAGGCCGTGGCGGATGCCCTGGCCGACCTCGACGCCACGGCAAGCCTCGCGGAATGGGCCGAGGAAGTCGGGGCGGTGCGCCCGGTCGTGGACGACAGCCGGGCCTTCGAGGTCCAGGCCGCGCGGCATCCGGTCGTGGAAGCCGCCGTGAAGAAGGCCGGAGACCCCTTCACCCCCAACGATTGTCGGCTGGACGGAGCCCCCCTGCCCGGCTCCGGCTGCCCGCGCCTGTCGATCGTCACCGGACCCAACATGGCCGGCAAGTCGACCTTCCTGCGCCAGAACGCCCTGATGGTGGTCCTGGCCCAGGCGGGATCTTTCGTGCCGGCGCGATCGATGCGGCTGGGGGTCGTCGATCGGCTGTTCAGCCGGGTGGGGGCCGGAGATGACCTGGCGCGCGGGCGCTCCACCTTCATGATGGAGATGGTCGAGACCGCCGCCATCCTGACGCAGGCCACGGATCGCAGCTTCGTCGTTCTGGACGAGATCGGGCGGGGCACGGCGACCTATGACGGCCTGGCCATCGCCTGGGCCTGCGCCGAGGCCCTGCACGAGACCAACCGGTCGCGGACCCTGTTCGCCACCCACTATCATGAGCTGGCCCGGCTGGAGGACCGGCTCGACCACGTCTGTAATCTGTCAATGAAGGCACGCGAATGGAACGGCGACCTCGTCTTCCTGCACGAGGCGGCGCCCGGCGCGGCGGATCGGTCCTATGGGGTGCAGGTGGCCAGGCTGGCGGGGGTGCCGGCTTCGGTCGTGGCGCGGGCGAAGGCTGTGCTCGGCCGGCTGGAGGCTGAAAAGGCGGCGCACGACCGCCTCGACGACCTGCCCCTGTTCGCCATGATGGAACCGGCCCCGCCGCCGATGCGATCGGCCATGGACGAGGCCGTCGCGGCGCTGGACCCCGACTCCCTTAGCCCCCGCGAGGCGCTGGAGGCGCTGTACAGACTGAAGGCGATGAAGGGGTAG
- the rarD gene encoding EamA family transporter RarD, with translation MNPAPTETRNALIAGLVCYVCWGVFPLLFMAMARAGFSAPEILAQRGLWAVAFAAVLVLVTGRLDQVRRVLTTPATLAWLALSTVMILINWGAYVWATTNHHTLEASLGYYINPLLNMVAGLVVFRERIDRWGWIAIGAAAVGVVLQAIALGRAPWLSLVIAFSFAAYGIIRKRVDADAQTGLFVECLLMIPVGIGLLLWLNQTVGVAGFSNPAHWGWAISSGLATVLPLVLFAWSARRLPLSTIGFLQFLAPTLQFAIGVASGEPLTPLRIASFAFIWTGAAVFAGAALWRKRAERQAIRLQIPE, from the coding sequence GTGAACCCCGCCCCCACCGAGACCCGCAACGCCCTGATCGCCGGGCTGGTCTGCTACGTCTGCTGGGGCGTCTTTCCCCTGCTGTTCATGGCCATGGCCAGGGCGGGGTTTTCCGCGCCCGAGATCCTGGCTCAGCGCGGGCTGTGGGCCGTGGCGTTCGCCGCCGTGCTGGTTCTGGTCACGGGGCGGCTTGATCAGGTCCGGCGCGTCCTGACCACGCCGGCGACCCTGGCCTGGCTGGCCCTGTCCACGGTGATGATCCTGATCAACTGGGGGGCCTATGTCTGGGCCACCACGAACCATCACACCCTGGAGGCCAGCCTCGGCTACTACATCAATCCGCTGCTCAACATGGTGGCGGGTCTGGTCGTGTTCCGCGAGCGGATCGACCGCTGGGGCTGGATCGCCATCGGGGCGGCGGCGGTCGGGGTGGTGTTGCAGGCGATCGCGCTGGGCCGGGCGCCGTGGCTGTCGCTGGTCATCGCCTTCAGCTTCGCGGCCTATGGCATCATCCGCAAACGGGTCGATGCGGACGCCCAAACCGGACTGTTCGTCGAATGCCTGCTGATGATCCCGGTCGGGATCGGTCTGTTGCTGTGGCTGAACCAGACGGTCGGCGTCGCCGGCTTCTCCAACCCGGCGCACTGGGGCTGGGCGATTTCCAGCGGGCTGGCCACCGTCCTGCCCCTGGTCCTGTTCGCCTGGTCGGCGCGGCGACTGCCGCTGTCGACCATCGGCTTTTTGCAGTTCCTGGCCCCGACGCTTCAGTTCGCCATCGGGGTCGCCTCGGGCGAGCCCCTGACGCCCCTGAGGATCGCCTCGTTCGCCTTCATCTGGACCGGTGCCGCCGTCTTTGCGGGGGCCGCCCTGTGGCGCAAACGGGCCGAGCGTCAGGCGATCCGGCTTCAGATCCCCGAATAG
- a CDS encoding SDR family NAD(P)-dependent oxidoreductase, with protein MKLDSSISAVVTGGASGLGEGTARAIAATGARVALFDMNEEKGEAIAAEIGGVFCKVDVTSDEEVAAAFAKARAAHGQERLTVNCAGIATGQKTVSRKRDTGEIRAHDMASFERTVRINLFGTFRVLSQSALGMVTLDPMEDGERGLVVNTASVAAQDGQIGQAAYSASKGGVYAMTLPIARDLAQEGIRVNTILPGIMWTPMMAGMDQKVQDSLAAAIPFPSRLGRPADYASLVLELARNVYINGECIRLDGAIRLAPR; from the coding sequence ATGAAACTCGACTCCTCCATCTCGGCCGTCGTCACCGGCGGGGCCTCGGGCCTCGGCGAGGGCACGGCGCGCGCCATCGCCGCCACCGGCGCCAGGGTCGCCCTGTTCGACATGAACGAGGAGAAGGGCGAGGCCATTGCGGCCGAGATCGGCGGGGTCTTCTGCAAGGTCGATGTGACCAGCGACGAAGAGGTCGCCGCCGCCTTCGCCAAGGCCCGCGCTGCCCACGGCCAGGAACGGCTGACCGTCAACTGCGCCGGTATCGCCACCGGCCAGAAGACCGTCTCGCGCAAGAGGGACACGGGCGAGATCCGCGCCCACGACATGGCGTCGTTCGAGCGCACCGTGCGGATCAACCTGTTCGGCACCTTCCGCGTCCTGTCGCAGTCTGCCCTGGGCATGGTGACCCTGGACCCGATGGAGGACGGCGAGCGCGGCCTGGTGGTCAATACGGCCTCGGTCGCGGCCCAGGACGGCCAGATCGGCCAGGCGGCCTATTCGGCGTCCAAGGGCGGCGTCTATGCCATGACCCTGCCCATCGCCCGGGACCTGGCCCAGGAGGGCATCCGGGTGAACACCATCCTGCCCGGCATTATGTGGACCCCGATGATGGCCGGCATGGACCAGAAGGTTCAGGACAGCCTCGCCGCCGCCATCCCCTTCCCCAGCCGCCTCGGCCGCCCCGCCGACTATGCGTCCCTGGTGCTGGAACTGGCCCGCAACGTCTACATCAACGGCGAATGCATCAGGCTTGATGGAGCCATACGGCTCGCGCCGCGCTGA
- a CDS encoding YkvA family protein: MPSRSQPVTPDDVLDPAKALVPAVVRANEVKVKRGFWPKVVSTAARVPFLDQLFSVYYAARDPETPTAAKGMMLGALAYFVLPLDAIPDIFAGIGFTDDAAVFAALIATLGANIKRRHRDQAGEAVKRLKEK; this comes from the coding sequence ATGCCGTCCCGATCACAACCTGTTACGCCAGACGATGTGCTGGACCCGGCCAAGGCGCTGGTACCTGCCGTGGTGCGCGCCAACGAGGTCAAGGTGAAGCGCGGCTTCTGGCCCAAGGTGGTCTCGACCGCCGCCCGCGTGCCCTTCCTCGATCAGCTGTTCTCCGTCTACTACGCCGCCCGCGACCCTGAGACGCCGACGGCGGCCAAGGGGATGATGCTGGGGGCGCTCGCCTATTTCGTCCTGCCGCTGGACGCCATCCCCGACATCTTCGCGGGCATCGGCTTCACGGATGACGCGGCGGTGTTCGCCGCCCTGATCGCCACACTCGGGGCGAACATCAAGCGCCGGCACCGGGATCAGGCCGGCGAAGCGGTGAAGCGGCTGAAGGAGAAGTGA
- a CDS encoding DUF4328 domain-containing protein, whose amino-acid sequence MARKTKSVEPRSSLKLWGAIRVWAWMFILSALALAGVSVWRATGLFELGDVYMTENDIFGHAPLQDLAYLGVIALFVLAYVVCVILVLKWYLRSVRNGQVLTRGMETRPRWAVWYFIIPILSLFRPYSMTSELWRSSLKPEGWKALPDPAMLRWWWGLVLVGGIVSNIANVFSRNAMSAELLAQVDVAMAVSLLLQVAAGLLFLGIGGPVSRRQSALIEDGYRPPAPTIPAWSA is encoded by the coding sequence ATGGCGCGCAAGACGAAATCCGTCGAACCCAGATCGAGCCTGAAGCTGTGGGGCGCGATCCGTGTCTGGGCCTGGATGTTCATCCTGTCCGCCCTGGCTTTGGCTGGGGTGTCGGTTTGGCGGGCGACAGGCCTGTTCGAACTCGGCGACGTCTACATGACCGAGAACGATATTTTCGGCCACGCCCCCCTTCAGGATCTGGCCTACCTGGGAGTCATCGCCCTGTTTGTCCTGGCCTATGTCGTCTGCGTCATTCTGGTGCTGAAATGGTATTTGCGCTCCGTGCGGAACGGTCAGGTTCTGACCCGTGGGATGGAGACGCGACCGCGCTGGGCCGTGTGGTATTTCATCATTCCGATCCTGTCCCTGTTCCGGCCCTATTCGATGACCAGCGAACTGTGGCGGAGCAGCCTGAAGCCCGAGGGCTGGAAGGCTCTGCCTGACCCCGCCATGCTGCGCTGGTGGTGGGGTCTGGTCCTGGTCGGCGGGATCGTCTCGAACATCGCCAACGTCTTCAGCCGAAACGCGATGTCCGCAGAGCTTCTGGCGCAGGTTGATGTCGCGATGGCGGTGTCGCTTCTGCTTCAAGTCGCGGCCGGTCTGTTGTTTTTGGGGATCGGAGGCCCGGTGTCTCGGCGACAGTCCGCTCTGATCGAAGACGGCTATCGGCCGCCTGCCCCGACGATTCCCGCATGGTCGGCCTGA
- a CDS encoding helix-turn-helix domain-containing protein, with protein sequence MASSVPSLLQSIGKLAAATGVKVPTIRFYEQIGLLAPPPRTASDRRLYDGAALRRLSFIRHARQLGFDLDAIRSLLDLSDHPDRPCGDANAIAQRHLADVTEKIAQLQALRTELSRMSAECAGGRVSACKVIEVLHDHDLCAEGDHRASTVTGSHAVSATHGPG encoded by the coding sequence ATGGCTTCTTCCGTCCCCTCGCTTCTCCAATCTATAGGCAAGCTCGCCGCGGCCACGGGCGTGAAGGTCCCGACCATCCGCTTCTATGAACAGATTGGCCTCCTGGCGCCGCCGCCTCGCACGGCCAGCGACCGTCGCCTCTATGACGGCGCCGCCCTGCGTCGGTTGTCCTTCATCCGTCATGCACGTCAGCTGGGGTTTGACTTGGACGCCATCCGCTCGCTGCTTGATCTGTCGGACCATCCCGATCGGCCCTGTGGCGATGCCAATGCGATCGCTCAGCGTCATCTGGCGGACGTCACGGAGAAGATCGCGCAACTCCAGGCCCTGCGAACCGAACTGTCGCGGATGTCGGCGGAATGCGCCGGCGGCCGGGTGTCGGCCTGCAAGGTGATCGAGGTGCTGCACGATCACGACCTGTGCGCGGAAGGCGACCACCGGGCCTCTACGGTCACAGGATCCCATGCTGTTTCGGCAACACACGGGCCGGGGTGA
- a CDS encoding aspartate-semialdehyde dehydrogenase, with product MGYRVAVVGATGNVGREMLTILEELNFPVETMHAIASRKSKGMDVAWGDKTIKCEDMETFDFSTVDIVLMSAGGTVSKAWSEKIGAAGPIVIDNSSVFRMDKDVPLIVPEVNPDAVKDIRKNIIANPNCSTAQLVVALKPLHDAAKIKRVVVSTYQSVSGAGKEGMDELWNQTKAIYGLGDAKPKKFPKQIAFNVIPYIGSFNEDGYTDEEAKMWNEVHKMMDPEIKLTVTCVRVPVFVGHSEAVTVEFDKPISPDEARAILREAPGVLVVDKQEHDGYITPVDAAGEHAVYVSRIRKDHTVENGLCFWVVSDNLRKGAALNAVQIAQLLDETGTIKPSTGYRSIAV from the coding sequence ATGGGCTATCGCGTCGCCGTCGTAGGCGCCACCGGCAATGTCGGCCGGGAAATGCTGACCATCCTCGAGGAACTGAACTTCCCCGTCGAGACCATGCACGCGATCGCCTCGCGAAAATCCAAGGGGATGGACGTCGCCTGGGGCGACAAGACTATCAAGTGCGAGGACATGGAGACGTTCGACTTCTCCACCGTCGACATCGTCCTGATGTCGGCGGGCGGAACGGTGTCCAAGGCCTGGTCCGAGAAGATCGGCGCGGCCGGTCCGATCGTGATCGACAACTCCTCGGTCTTCCGCATGGACAAGGACGTCCCCCTGATCGTGCCCGAGGTGAACCCGGACGCCGTCAAGGATATCCGCAAGAACATCATCGCCAACCCGAACTGCTCGACCGCCCAGCTGGTCGTGGCGCTTAAGCCCCTGCATGACGCGGCCAAGATCAAGCGCGTCGTGGTCTCGACCTATCAATCCGTGTCGGGTGCCGGCAAGGAGGGCATGGACGAGCTGTGGAACCAGACCAAGGCCATCTATGGCCTGGGCGATGCCAAGCCGAAGAAGTTTCCCAAGCAGATCGCCTTCAACGTCATCCCCTACATCGGGTCGTTCAACGAGGACGGCTACACCGACGAAGAGGCCAAGATGTGGAACGAGGTCCACAAGATGATGGATCCCGAGATCAAGCTGACGGTCACCTGCGTCCGCGTGCCGGTCTTCGTGGGTCACTCCGAGGCCGTGACCGTCGAGTTCGATAAGCCCATCAGCCCTGACGAGGCCCGCGCCATCCTGCGCGAGGCCCCCGGCGTCCTGGTGGTCGATAAGCAGGAGCACGACGGATACATCACCCCCGTCGACGCGGCCGGCGAGCACGCCGTCTATGTGTCGCGGATCCGCAAGGACCACACGGTCGAGAACGGCCTGTGCTTCTGGGTCGTGTCCGACAACCTGCGCAAGGGCGCCGCGCTCAACGCCGTCCAGATCGCCCAGCTGCTGGACGAGACGGGGACGATCAAACCGTCGACGGGGTATCGTTCGATCGCGGTGTAG
- the zapE gene encoding cell division protein ZapE translates to MGSRIRSAYDIRVEEGVIAPDPAQGPLIAALERLEEDLAKKGLFGKQPEVRGLYIWGPPGRGKSMLMDLFVSASPEPRKTRAHFHAFMARVHDLVRQWREGDRKSRKAVFGSHKGDDPIEPVADLIASEARLLCFDELQVTDIADAMILGRLFDALFERRVVLAVTSNRAPDQLYRNGINRQLFTPFIDEIKSRCAVIEIAGARDWRLDRLMGSPVWFADDVAGRQAFETLWYDLKGGEPEEPAHLTVLGRDVVVERTAGSLARSPFADLCARPLGPQDYLAVAQRFHTLFVSDIPRLGPENRQEAARFVTLIDALYEAGTRLVATSAAEPEALYPAGDGTFEFERTASRLREMASASWLEKATHE, encoded by the coding sequence ATGGGCTCCCGTATTCGTTCCGCTTATGACATCCGCGTCGAGGAAGGCGTCATCGCCCCCGATCCGGCGCAGGGTCCGCTGATCGCGGCCCTGGAGCGGCTGGAGGAGGACCTCGCGAAGAAGGGCCTGTTCGGCAAACAGCCCGAGGTGCGCGGTCTCTACATCTGGGGGCCTCCCGGGCGAGGCAAGTCGATGCTGATGGACCTGTTCGTCTCGGCCTCGCCCGAGCCGAGAAAGACGCGCGCCCATTTCCACGCCTTCATGGCCCGGGTCCACGACCTGGTCCGCCAGTGGCGCGAGGGCGACCGTAAGAGCCGCAAGGCCGTGTTCGGTAGCCACAAGGGCGACGATCCGATCGAGCCGGTCGCCGACCTGATCGCGTCCGAGGCCCGGCTGCTGTGCTTCGACGAGCTTCAGGTCACCGACATCGCCGACGCCATGATCCTGGGTCGGCTGTTCGACGCCCTGTTCGAGAGGAGGGTCGTGCTGGCCGTGACCTCGAACCGGGCGCCGGATCAACTCTACAGGAACGGCATCAACCGCCAGCTGTTCACCCCCTTCATCGACGAGATCAAAAGCCGCTGCGCGGTGATCGAGATCGCCGGGGCGCGCGACTGGCGGCTTGATCGGCTGATGGGCTCACCGGTGTGGTTCGCCGACGATGTGGCGGGCCGTCAGGCGTTCGAGACCCTGTGGTACGACCTCAAGGGCGGCGAGCCCGAGGAACCGGCCCATCTGACGGTTCTGGGCCGCGATGTCGTGGTCGAGCGTACCGCCGGGTCCCTGGCGCGCAGCCCCTTCGCCGACCTCTGCGCCCGGCCGCTGGGGCCGCAGGACTATCTGGCGGTGGCGCAGCGGTTCCACACCCTGTTCGTGTCGGATATCCCCCGCCTCGGCCCCGAGAACCGTCAGGAGGCGGCGCGGTTCGTCACCCTGATCGACGCCCTGTACGAGGCCGGAACCCGGCTGGTCGCCACCTCGGCCGCCGAGCCCGAGGCTCTGTATCCCGCCGGCGACGGCACCTTCGAGTTCGAGCGCACCGCGTCGCGCCTGCGCGAAATGGCCAGCGCCAGCTGGCTGGAGAAGGCGACGCATGAGTAG